A stretch of Labilibaculum sp. DW002 DNA encodes these proteins:
- a CDS encoding sensor histidine kinase, giving the protein MKKRFQYILSLSILTVLFVGFIAYSVWVENIIYNNLKNQALKDNLTIGETVLGMLDKANIDKNDKLAFIQMVQETSDVLKMPNNGFLCMMDSTGALLAAPGLKPSKKVRISEASFYSAEKDEKYSFKDFFSMKPFTGYYEYEEVGYSDIVVAINHAYSGYKLMVHQDANVIKQESKEKSLPILWVGLSFAAIISIFAFFIIRRQVRTYQFKIEIQNNQLTLVNEEVRDKNKVLGIQNERLEELAEEKSALLGILAHDLKNPIGGISSVIRLIKHSADLNQEQETYFDLIKSQVKSAETLISDVLEMNMVESDRKSVQKDKIDLVKLLNQKVESFSPLAEKKEISINQNHIYTELWAITGVNELNRIIDNLLSNSIKYSPLKCNVSLELIQLDNRIEICFADEGSGIPKEELPLLFKKFSKLSTRPTNEEESSGLGLYIVKLLSGKIGATIRVNSTFGTGSKFILELPI; this is encoded by the coding sequence ATGAAGAAACGTTTTCAATATATTTTATCTCTTAGCATTTTAACGGTTTTATTCGTTGGTTTTATTGCCTATTCTGTCTGGGTAGAGAATATTATTTATAATAATCTTAAAAATCAGGCATTAAAGGATAATTTAACGATTGGAGAGACAGTGCTCGGGATGCTCGACAAAGCTAATATTGATAAAAATGATAAATTGGCTTTTATTCAGATGGTTCAGGAAACTTCTGACGTTCTTAAAATGCCTAATAATGGTTTCTTATGCATGATGGATTCAACAGGAGCCTTATTAGCTGCACCTGGATTAAAACCATCTAAAAAAGTACGAATTAGCGAAGCATCTTTTTATTCTGCAGAAAAAGATGAAAAGTACAGTTTTAAGGATTTTTTTTCGATGAAACCATTTACTGGATATTATGAATATGAGGAGGTTGGTTATTCTGATATTGTTGTAGCTATTAATCATGCCTATTCAGGTTATAAATTAATGGTTCATCAAGATGCCAATGTAATAAAGCAAGAGTCCAAAGAAAAATCACTTCCTATTTTATGGGTTGGTTTAAGTTTTGCGGCCATTATTTCAATATTCGCTTTTTTTATTATTAGGAGACAAGTAAGAACCTATCAGTTTAAAATAGAGATTCAAAACAATCAATTGACTTTAGTAAATGAGGAGGTTAGGGATAAGAATAAAGTCTTGGGTATTCAAAATGAAAGGTTGGAAGAGCTCGCTGAGGAAAAAAGTGCTCTGTTGGGAATTCTAGCACATGATTTAAAAAATCCTATTGGTGGAATTTCAAGTGTCATACGATTAATAAAGCATTCGGCAGATTTAAATCAGGAACAGGAAACCTATTTTGACTTAATTAAATCGCAAGTTAAATCTGCGGAAACTTTAATTTCTGATGTGCTTGAAATGAATATGGTTGAAAGTGATCGTAAAAGCGTACAAAAGGATAAAATAGATTTGGTGAAATTGTTGAATCAAAAAGTGGAGAGCTTTTCTCCTTTGGCCGAAAAGAAGGAAATAAGCATTAATCAAAACCATATCTATACTGAATTATGGGCGATCACAGGTGTTAATGAACTCAATAGAATTATTGATAATCTACTTTCTAATTCCATTAAATATAGTCCTTTAAAGTGTAATGTGAGTTTGGAATTAATTCAATTAGATAATCGAATTGAGATCTGTTTTGCAGATGAGGGTAGTGGAATACCTAAGGAAGAATTACCATTGCTATTTAAAAAGTTTTCTAAGCTGAGTACAAGACCAACTAATGAAGAAGAATCGAGTGGTCTTGGCTTGTATATTGTTAAATTGTTGTCAGGTAAAATTGGAGCAACAATTAGAGTTAACAGTACTTTTGGTACTGGAAGTAAATTTATTCTTGAACTACCGATTTAA
- the rarD gene encoding EamA family transporter RarD: MENTKNTTMGYIYALQAFFAWGILPIFWKLLSNVSALEILAHRIFWSFVFLLLLLLFTKQKNVLSLLKQKKTRISLIISSLLIGLNWGLFIYAVNTNQIVEASLGYYINPIVNVLLGVLVLNEKLDKLKRSALIIASVAVIYLTIDFGEFPWIAIVLACTFGLYGLVKKTAGLEAIPALTIETLLLSPVAAIFIGYKLWMGTGALFSVTLATDSYLMLAGIVTTLPLYWFAKGAQRIPLSALGFMQYIGPSLMLLIGVIIYGEVFRYEQVIAFGLIWFALVLYSISMFRNTKSKLK; this comes from the coding sequence ATGGAAAATACCAAGAATACCACAATGGGTTATATTTATGCCCTTCAAGCTTTTTTTGCATGGGGTATCCTTCCGATTTTTTGGAAATTATTATCTAATGTTTCTGCTCTGGAAATTCTTGCTCATCGCATTTTCTGGTCATTTGTATTTCTTCTTTTGCTTTTATTATTTACCAAACAAAAGAATGTTCTCAGTTTATTAAAGCAGAAAAAAACGCGCATAAGTCTAATTATTTCATCCCTTCTTATAGGATTGAACTGGGGCTTGTTTATCTATGCGGTAAATACCAATCAAATTGTTGAAGCTAGTCTTGGGTATTATATCAACCCAATCGTGAACGTTCTACTCGGAGTCCTGGTTTTGAACGAAAAATTGGACAAATTAAAGCGATCTGCTCTGATTATTGCATCTGTAGCGGTTATTTACTTAACCATTGACTTCGGTGAATTTCCTTGGATCGCGATAGTATTAGCTTGTACCTTTGGCCTCTATGGTTTAGTTAAAAAAACTGCTGGTTTAGAAGCAATTCCTGCTTTGACCATAGAAACACTATTACTAAGCCCTGTGGCTGCAATCTTTATTGGATATAAACTTTGGATGGGAACAGGAGCATTATTTTCGGTAACTCTAGCAACCGATTCGTATCTAATGTTAGCAGGTATTGTTACCACTTTGCCTCTTTACTGGTTTGCAAAAGGAGCTCAAAGAATCCCTTTATCCGCATTAGGGTTTATGCAATACATTGGCCCTAGCTTAATGCTTTTAATTGGTGTTATCATTTACGGAGAAGTTTTTAGATACGAACAAGTCATTGCCTTCGGCTTAATTTGGTTTGCTCTTGTTTTGTATTCAATTTCAATGTTTCGGAACACGAAATCGAAACTTAAATAA
- a CDS encoding DUF5808 domain-containing protein: protein MKKKFDQQLLDTMSRDLGNWHGPFYSNRKDPRLIVPKYNPMMGWTFNFASPYTYVMVIAIVLIIVCYQLFL from the coding sequence ATGAAAAAGAAATTTGATCAGCAGTTGTTAGATACTATGAGTAGGGATCTGGGTAATTGGCATGGACCGTTTTACAGCAATCGTAAAGATCCTCGATTAATAGTCCCAAAATACAATCCAATGATGGGATGGACCTTTAATTTTGCTAGTCCATATACCTATGTTATGGTAATTGCAATTGTACTGATTATAGTTTGTTATCAGTTATTTTTATAA